One region of Macadamia integrifolia cultivar HAES 741 chromosome 11, SCU_Mint_v3, whole genome shotgun sequence genomic DNA includes:
- the LOC122092889 gene encoding mucin-5AC-like translates to MNVHIKLSFGSSLVLLVEVAVALAALLQCATAKTTHVVGDSLGWTLTSDGPITYSNWASSQTFTVGDVMVFNFITGIHDVAEVSKASFDACDSIQTIGFVINKGPARIILRSTGEHYFICTVIGHCSFGQKLAINVTAASRHANPPTDSPPPSKSPMSATRPALSIAPEPANSPAVLTPSPAYVSLSPMSPAPTLSEAPGPAANPLAGMASPPSMNLSPTLAPTLSRAPGPGPGPANPVARVASPTSVVSQSSMLAPVALARVPATYLVGDSLGWTIPLGGSITYATWANGKTFFVGDTLCFYFQSGQHDVVEVPKGGYDACDSSTTIGPILNTGGPARITLKSPGEHFFICSYPAHCSFGQKLAINVTAMTTAAMPPTMKASPPSISPSIATPPTFATSPSTTPLPSTLPTSGPSPLSVSTPPTLGPSPSITPSPSSSTSPVTSPTSAASPPPFTTPSPALAPSHSRAPETYTVGDSLGWVLPIGGPSVYTNWASHRTFAVGDTLLFNFVTGQHDVAEVTKSSFDECNSKATIIGSHISTGPAKITLNSLGEHYLICTFQGHCQVGQKLAVNVTLTRDTYSPSSNPASIAISPSMLAHAPSEHSKKSSSASSLTIAGFFVTSLTAGNALVHNCLIIFPKEVISKAQSSFTDYVQACVIVRQSSQPPPSSDHYCWSRPHSGFVKINTDAAVLKRHNKAGISFVARDSNGEVLAAISDPIPFTSPLVAKVIALQ, encoded by the exons ATGAATGTGCATATTAAGCTTTCTTTTGGGTCTTCCCTTGTCCTTCTTGTGGAGGTGGCGGTGGCGCTAGCAGCTCTGTTGCAATGTGCAACGGCGAAGACAACCCATGTTGTAGGTGATAGTTTAGGATGGACACTAACTTCTGACGGTCCCATCACTTACTCAAACTGGGCTTCTTCTCAGACCTTCACCGTCGGTGATGTTATGG TGTTCAACTTCATCACTGGAATACATGATGTAGCTGAAGTATCAAAGGCGAGTTTCGATGCATGTGATTCAATTCAAACCATCGGTTTCGTTATCAATAAGGGACCAGCAAGAATCATCTTAAGATCCACAGGAGAGCACTACTTTATCTGTACCGTCATCGGACATTGCTCGTTCGGTCAAAAGCTCGCCATCAATGTCACCGCTGCTTCTAGACATGCCAACCCTCCAACTGACTCTCCTCCTCCGTCTAAAAGCCCTATGTCTGCAACAAGACCAGCACTATCTATAGCACCTGAACCTGCCAATTCTCCAGCAGTACTAACTCCTTCTCCTGCATATGTTAGCCTTTCTCCCATGTCACCAGCCCCAACCCTATCAGAAGCACCTGGACCCGCAGCCAATCCTTTAGCTGGAATGGCTTCTCCTCCATCAATGAATCTTTCACCTACTTTGGCTCCAACCCTATCTAGAGCACCCGGACCTGGACCTGGACCTGCCAATCCTGTTGCCAGAGTTGCATCTCCAACATCTGTTGTTAGCCAATCGTCTATGTTGGCCCCAGTAGCCTTGGCCAGAGTCCCAGCAACTTATTTGGTTGGAGATAGCTTGGGGTGGACCATCCCTCTTGGTGGTTCCATCACTTATGCCACTTGGGCTAATGGCAAGACTTTTTTCGTTGGAGACACACTAT GCTTCTACTTCCAAAGTGGACAGCACGATGTTGTGGAAGTACCAAAGGGAGGTTATGATGCTTGCGACTCATCTACTACCATTGGCCCCATACTTAATACAGGAGGTCCTGCAAGAATCACTCTCAAATCAccaggagagcatttctttatttGCTCCTACCCTGCACATTGCTCCTTTGGCCAAAAGCTAGCCATTAACGTGACTGCCATGACCACAGCTGCAATGCCACCAACCATGAAAGCTTCACCTCCATCCATCTCCCCTTCTATTGCAACTCCTCCAACCTTTGCCACTTCTCCATCAACCACTCCTTTACCTTCCACCCTTCCCACCTCAGGTCCTTCTCCTCTTTCGGTCAGTACTCCGCCAACACTTGGCCCTTCTCCATCAATAACTCCTTCTCCATCTAGTTCAACTTCTCCTGTAACTTCTCCAACTTCTGCtgcttctcctcctccattcaCCACCCCTTCTCCTGCGTTAGCTCCTTCCCATTCTAGAGCACCGGAGACTTACACGGTTGGAGACAGTCTAGGATGGGTGCTCCCTATTGGTGGTCCATCTGTTTATACAAATTGGGCTTCTCACAGGACCTTTGCAGTTGGAGACACTCTAT TGTTCAACTTTGTTACGGGACAACATGATGTAGCTGAAGTAACAAAGTCTAGTTTTGATGAGTGCAATAGTAAGGCTACCATCATCGGTTCTCATATCAGCACTGGCCCTGCAAAAATCACTTTAAATTCCCTTGGTGAACACTATCTCATTTGTACCTTTCAAGGACATTGTCAAGTGGGCCAAAAGTTAGCTGTTAATGTTACACTCACAAGAGATACttattctccttcaagtaatCCGGCTAGTATAGCCATTTCTCCATCAATGCTAGCTCATGCACCAAGTGAACACAGCAAAAAGTCAAGCTCTGCCTCTTCACTCACCATTGCTGGCTTCTTTGTTACCTCATTAACT GCCGGAAATGCTCTTGTGCACAATTGTCTAATCATCTTTCCTAAGGAGGTCATCTCTAAAGCTCAAAGCTCCTTCACGGACTATGTTCAAGCTTGTGTGATCGTTAGGCAATCATCTCAGCCTCCCCCTTCAAGTGATCACTATTGTTGGTCCCGCCCTCACTCTGGTTTTGTTAAGATTAACACAGATGCAGCTGTTCTTAAGAGGCACAACAAGGCTGGAATCAGCTTCGTTGCAAGGGATTCTAATGGTGAAGTCCTGGCTGCAATTTCAGATCCTATTCCCTTCACTTCTCCTTTAGTTGCTAAGGTGATTGCTCTCCAATAA
- the LOC122093512 gene encoding pentatricopeptide repeat-containing protein At5g66520-like isoform X2 has protein sequence MIFIYLLHQMRLISPYILKTKGLVTVPKLFNIPIPQFIHSLSINRTLFFLPNPKILFQLLKHCLTLSQLKQIHAQIIKKALSQNKSILGALVCSCISNNNLSYAQFLFVNYSSPSPSTLLCNLMIQAYSKIPNSQESFHILHQMLAIGRPMLEIPDEYTFTFVITACSRNPTMVAYGENVHALVIKYGCESNIYVRNSLVNMYSIFRKIQDAHKVFDEMPNRDVVTWTSLVRGYANSRNLVTAHKLFDKMPERNDVSWAVIIAGYVGSGRYNDALRCFNEMLSDDKVKPNEAVLVCVLSACAHLGALDQGKWVHVYIDKHQVPQSSNISTALIDMYAKCGRIDSAYLIFSGISKRDVLTWTSLISGLSMHGLGQLERAFEVVKRMPMEPDVVIWRALLSACRIHGNVSYGERIIDHIAQLDSSSQGGGYVLLSNLYASLGQWDKVTGLRNAMNMGGYKFSPGCSWIEVHGVIHEFLAGDRLHPQIEEIHDKLNEVLKIITIYGGYIPNTKQVLFDLIEEEKEQALSWHSEKLAVAFGLLITEAQTPIRIVKNLRICEDCHSAMKAISLVFHIEIVVRDRSRFHTFRGGNCTCTDFW, from the exons ATGATTTTCATATACCTACTCCACCAAATGCGTCTGATCTCACCTTACATACTCAAGACGAAGGGTCTCGTTACAGTTCCCAAGCTTTTTAACATTCCAATTCCTCAGTTTATCCATTCATTATCCATCAATCGAACTTTATTCTTCCTCCCTAATCCAAAAATACTTTTTCAACTACTGAAGCACTGCTTGACATTGTCGCAACTCAAACAAATACATGCCCAGATCATCAAAAAAGCCTTATCTCAGAACAAATCTATACTTGGAGCACTTGTTTGCTCTTGTATCTCCAATAACAATCTAAGCTATGCACAGTTCTTGTTTGTTAattattcttctccttctccatcaACTCTCCTATGTAACCTCATGATCCAAGCATACTCCAAGATACCCAATTCCCAAGAGTCATTCCATATCTTGCATCAGATGCTTGCAATTGGAAGACCCATGTTGGAAATCCCTGATGAATACACCTtcacttttgtgatcactgccTGTTCACGCAATCCAACTATGGTAGCTTATGGAGAAAATGTTCATGCGCTAGTTATAAAGTATGGGTGTGAATCTAATATTTATGTTCGCAATTCATTAGTTAACATGTATTCAATATTCAGAAAGATACAGGATGCCCATAAGgtctttgatgaaatgcctaACAGAGATGTGGTCACTTGGACAAGTCTTGTTCGTGGATATGCTAACTCTAGGAATTTGGTTACAGCTCATAAGTTGTTTGATAAGATGCCTGAGCGGAATGATGTTTCTTGGGCTGTTATTATTGCAGGATATGTCGGAAGTGGTAGGTACAATGATGCACTTCGGTGTTTCAATGAGATGTTGTCTGATGATAAGGTCAAGCCTAATGAAGCAGTTCTTGTCTGTGTTTTGTCAGCCTGTGCTCATCTTGGAGCCTTAGACCAAGGAAAGTGGGTTCATGTTTACATAGATAAACATCAAGTGCCACAGAGTTCCAACATTTCAACTGCTCTAATTGATATGTATGCAAAATGCGGGAGGATAGACTCTGCCTATCTAATTTTTAGTGGAATCTCCAAAAGAGATGTCCTTACGTGGACAAGCTTAATCTCAGGGCTATCAATGCATGGTCTTG GGCAGTTGGAAAGGGCATTTGAAGTTGTCAAGAGGATGCCTATGGAGCCTGATGTTGTGATCTGGAGGGCCTTGCTTAGTGCTTGTAGAATCCATGGTAATGTTAGCTATGGGGAGCGAATCATAGATCACATTGCCCAATTGGATTCTAGTAGTCAAGGTGGAGGTTATGTGCTTCTTTCAAATTTGTATGCATCTCTAGGCCAATGGGACAAGGTCACTGGATTGAGGAATGCAATGAACATGGGAGGGTATAAATTCAGCCCTGGTTGTAGTTGGATTGAGGTTCATGGTGTTATTCATGAATTCCTTGCTGGTGACAGGCTGCATCCCCAAATTGAGGAGATACATGACAAGTTAAATGAGGTATTGAAAATCATAACCATCTATGGAGGTTATATTCCTAACACAAAACAAGTGCTGTTTGATTTGATTGAGGAGGAGAAAGAGCAAGCTTTATCTTGGCACAGTGAGAAGTTGGCTGTGGCTTTTGGACTGCTAATTACTGAAGCACAGACCCCAATTCGGATAGTAAAAAATCTAAGGATATGTGAGGATTGCCATTCAGCTATGAAAGCCATTTCACTAGTTTTCCATATAGAGATTGTTGTAAGAGATAGATCGCGTTTCCACACTTTCAGAGGAGGAAACTGTACATGTACAGATTTTTGGTAG
- the LOC122093512 gene encoding pentatricopeptide repeat-containing protein At5g66520-like isoform X1 has product MIFIYLLHQMRLISPYILKTKGLVTVPKLFNIPIPQFIHSLSINRTLFFLPNPKILFQLLKHCLTLSQLKQIHAQIIKKALSQNKSILGALVCSCISNNNLSYAQFLFVNYSSPSPSTLLCNLMIQAYSKIPNSQESFHILHQMLAIGRPMLEIPDEYTFTFVITACSRNPTMVAYGENVHALVIKYGCESNIYVRNSLVNMYSIFRKIQDAHKVFDEMPNRDVVTWTSLVRGYANSRNLVTAHKLFDKMPERNDVSWAVIIAGYVGSACAHLGALDQGKWVHVYIDKHQVPQSSNISTALIDMYAKCGRIDSAYLIFSGISKRDVLTWTSLISGLSMHGLGKDSLQVFFQMLAEGINPDNISLLGVLIGCSHSGLVEDGCFIFYNMERLWGIVPKIEHYGCLIDLLGRAGQLERAFEVVKRMPMEPDVVIWRALLSACRIHGNVSYGERIIDHIAQLDSSSQGGGYVLLSNLYASLGQWDKVTGLRNAMNMGGYKFSPGCSWIEVHGVIHEFLAGDRLHPQIEEIHDKLNEVLKIITIYGGYIPNTKQVLFDLIEEEKEQALSWHSEKLAVAFGLLITEAQTPIRIVKNLRICEDCHSAMKAISLVFHIEIVVRDRSRFHTFRGGNCTCTDFW; this is encoded by the exons ATGATTTTCATATACCTACTCCACCAAATGCGTCTGATCTCACCTTACATACTCAAGACGAAGGGTCTCGTTACAGTTCCCAAGCTTTTTAACATTCCAATTCCTCAGTTTATCCATTCATTATCCATCAATCGAACTTTATTCTTCCTCCCTAATCCAAAAATACTTTTTCAACTACTGAAGCACTGCTTGACATTGTCGCAACTCAAACAAATACATGCCCAGATCATCAAAAAAGCCTTATCTCAGAACAAATCTATACTTGGAGCACTTGTTTGCTCTTGTATCTCCAATAACAATCTAAGCTATGCACAGTTCTTGTTTGTTAattattcttctccttctccatcaACTCTCCTATGTAACCTCATGATCCAAGCATACTCCAAGATACCCAATTCCCAAGAGTCATTCCATATCTTGCATCAGATGCTTGCAATTGGAAGACCCATGTTGGAAATCCCTGATGAATACACCTtcacttttgtgatcactgccTGTTCACGCAATCCAACTATGGTAGCTTATGGAGAAAATGTTCATGCGCTAGTTATAAAGTATGGGTGTGAATCTAATATTTATGTTCGCAATTCATTAGTTAACATGTATTCAATATTCAGAAAGATACAGGATGCCCATAAGgtctttgatgaaatgcctaACAGAGATGTGGTCACTTGGACAAGTCTTGTTCGTGGATATGCTAACTCTAGGAATTTGGTTACAGCTCATAAGTTGTTTGATAAGATGCCTGAGCGGAATGATGTTTCTTGGGCTGTTATTATTGCAGGATATGTCGGAAGTG CCTGTGCTCATCTTGGAGCCTTAGACCAAGGAAAGTGGGTTCATGTTTACATAGATAAACATCAAGTGCCACAGAGTTCCAACATTTCAACTGCTCTAATTGATATGTATGCAAAATGCGGGAGGATAGACTCTGCCTATCTAATTTTTAGTGGAATCTCCAAAAGAGATGTCCTTACGTGGACAAGCTTAATCTCAGGGCTATCAATGCATGGTCTTGGTAAGGATtctcttcaagttttctttcaaatGCTAGCAGAAGGTATTAACCCAGATAACATCTCTCTTCTTGGCGTTTTGATTGGATGTAGCCATTCTGGTCTAGTAGAGGATGGTTGCTTTATCTTTTATAACATGGAACGGTTATGGGGAATTGTACCAAAGATTGAGCATTATGGGTGTTTGATAGACCTTCTTGGTCGTGCAGGGCAGTTGGAAAGGGCATTTGAAGTTGTCAAGAGGATGCCTATGGAGCCTGATGTTGTGATCTGGAGGGCCTTGCTTAGTGCTTGTAGAATCCATGGTAATGTTAGCTATGGGGAGCGAATCATAGATCACATTGCCCAATTGGATTCTAGTAGTCAAGGTGGAGGTTATGTGCTTCTTTCAAATTTGTATGCATCTCTAGGCCAATGGGACAAGGTCACTGGATTGAGGAATGCAATGAACATGGGAGGGTATAAATTCAGCCCTGGTTGTAGTTGGATTGAGGTTCATGGTGTTATTCATGAATTCCTTGCTGGTGACAGGCTGCATCCCCAAATTGAGGAGATACATGACAAGTTAAATGAGGTATTGAAAATCATAACCATCTATGGAGGTTATATTCCTAACACAAAACAAGTGCTGTTTGATTTGATTGAGGAGGAGAAAGAGCAAGCTTTATCTTGGCACAGTGAGAAGTTGGCTGTGGCTTTTGGACTGCTAATTACTGAAGCACAGACCCCAATTCGGATAGTAAAAAATCTAAGGATATGTGAGGATTGCCATTCAGCTATGAAAGCCATTTCACTAGTTTTCCATATAGAGATTGTTGTAAGAGATAGATCGCGTTTCCACACTTTCAGAGGAGGAAACTGTACATGTACAGATTTTTGGTAG